From a single Lusitaniella coriacea LEGE 07157 genomic region:
- a CDS encoding AAA family ATPase — protein sequence MICLPGYIITEKLYESATTIVYRGQREEDRVSVIIKLLQSDYPTLEDITRLRQGYAIPRQIDCSGIVQPYRLKPYNNSYALILEDFGAQSLKQYLDSHPIDLKLFLHIAIALAGILEELHRVPIAHKDIKPSNILFNPKTGEIKLTDFSIAIALPRERQTIINPILLEGTLAYMSPEQTGRMNRSLDYRTDFYSLGVTFYELLTGELPFKSDEPMELVHCHIAKLPTFPDPLPPIHQTLLNIVMKLMAKNAEDRYQSAAGLKFDLEKCLTQLETTGEIEGFLLGTRDRGQQLLIPQKLYGRKTEVAQLLAAFERVRSRNSDFNLLNLELVLVSGYSGIGKTSIVKEIHKPIVEARGYFITGKFDQFKRNIPYAAIIQAFSQLIRRLLTESEEKIATWKRKLLDALGSNGRIIIDIIPEVELIIGSQPAVPQVGTKESENRFNRVFQQFVLVFCQPEHPLVIFLDDLQWSDSASLRLIQFLVTDLTSQYLLLIGAYRDNEVSSTHPLIQIVKKIKAAGITVNEILVKPLSLEHASQLITETLKIDANSNKLQQLAKLVFNKTQGNPFFLNQILKTLCVEQLLIYKVDEDCWQWDFNKIQAIGITDYNIVELIARNIKKLPMRTQEILKTAACIGNQFNLDILAAIAEETNVETASHLWSALQESLIVPTNKAYKIPLIFSQDELDKASDIKVDYRFLHDRVQQAAYNLISCEDREKIHLKIGQFLLQKMTDRDRKDDLFLLVNQLNFGARLLRDRAHKEELAQLNLIAGQKARANMAYEAAVNYFNSGLELLCKKSWDNCYQLTLSLFLEAAEAEYLNLNSQRANSLTDTGIQKAKTILDRVKFYQTKIKFFVSENKANEALEMGISSLAMLNIRLSESSPQILSIEELIDLPKMSDPSKIAAIEILSVMNAAAFIAKPEMVLSLIWTMLEICRDYGHSSMAIYGYAVYGVILCGEDGDIDRGYQFGQLALQLFERFDAKELKCKIYNTLGNCLRHWKESVRDTIEMSEESIQSGLEIGDLDHACYSAMYSCLYLVLLGDNLSIVIQKQTDYIELIEKSQKEFPLYYAGIWKQLALNLVDSETEIGVLNGESFNEIEKLPRLQEINTVQALQSLYIAKLILCYLFRDFEGAIANAELAQKYAAGTVKTTIRYVEQNFYTSLALLARYPYASSQSKQKEKIKKDFEKVKKNQRDMEKWAIHSPINYRHKYELVKAEIARVCGDALKAMEYYDRAIESARKSGYTNNEALANELAGEFYRALGRDKNARTYLIDAYYAYIRWGATAKIKNLVARYPQILGGIQVQKMGETDNNPTTLSNTSDSAKILDFPTVMKAAQAISQEIVLSQLLGTLMKVAIENAGAQKGLLILPCATELEHKQCQWCIEASGSIDRAGIAVLQTISIDTAEELPLTLFNYVKRTQDIIVIADASQDKRFKDDPYIRSNCPKSLLCTPIIYGGKLTGILYLENNLSIGAFTRDRLEVLNLLSAQAAISIQNAKLYTAVQDNQNRLQQILEAIPVGVAVHNSTGKLTYTNQASRQMLGIEMLPETTSEQLSEQFQVYRAGTDQLYPPQKLPIVRSLAGEPTKCDDLELRQPHRTIPLEVQTSPIFDEAGNIVYAIAAFQDISDRKKAEKLLEDYNRILEQEVAERTEALQESQQRFRNSFETAAVGMCLVSLDGGFLTANSSLCKILGYREEELKTLTFQKITHPEDLEIDLNRVKQLLAGEISHYHLEKRYFHKNDSIVWALLSVSLVRDSCDEPLYFISQVQDITERKQAEAALKQAKEDAEAANQAKSTFLANMSHELRSPLNAILGFSRLIDRGQVLPPKYQENLNIIAHSGEHLLTIINQILDLSKIEAGRITLDEVSFDLHHLLDAVEEMFSLQAREKQLTLARDRAIDLPRYIKTDEVKLRQVLINLLGNAIKFTQQGSVMLRVFSVNSQQHLTAKQGSWGVGGATDNSAVILQFEVEDTGVGIAPEERESIFDAFAQSQSGKAAKKGTGLGLSISRKFVELMGGDLRVESQVKQGTTFKFDICVSPVDAPPIDPPAPFRRALSLAPNQPRDRILIADDKKINRQLLVQLLAPSGFELTEASNGEEAIAIWQQWEPDLILMDIRMPILNGREATKRIRNAEGKGKNVAIVAVTAHASETERGEILASGCNALICKPFREEDIFEAVRQFLDVTLIDDQPPTPTPPKLEPIQALSPENLAGLPPDWLAALHQATLEGDIRFMQALIRQIRPKDELLADSLAQLVNQYQFQPLLALTQPSADS from the coding sequence GTGATTTGTCTTCCGGGTTATATCATCACAGAAAAACTGTATGAAAGCGCGACAACGATTGTTTATCGGGGACAGCGAGAGGAAGATCGTGTATCGGTTATTATCAAACTTCTGCAAAGCGATTATCCTACCCTAGAAGACATTACTCGTTTGCGTCAAGGTTACGCGATTCCCCGGCAAATCGATTGTTCTGGCATCGTCCAACCCTATCGCCTCAAACCCTACAATAATAGCTATGCTCTGATTTTAGAAGATTTTGGCGCTCAGTCTCTCAAGCAATATTTAGACTCCCATCCCATCGATCTCAAACTCTTTTTACACATCGCGATCGCGCTTGCTGGGATTTTAGAAGAACTGCATCGAGTTCCCATCGCTCACAAAGATATTAAACCCAGTAATATCCTGTTCAACCCAAAAACCGGGGAAATTAAGCTCACTGACTTCAGTATCGCGATCGCGCTTCCCAGAGAACGACAAACCATTATTAACCCCATTTTACTGGAAGGAACGCTGGCATATATGTCTCCGGAACAAACCGGACGGATGAATCGTTCCCTTGACTATCGCACGGATTTCTATTCCCTCGGCGTTACATTTTACGAACTCCTAACCGGGGAATTACCCTTCAAGAGCGATGAACCAATGGAGTTAGTTCACTGTCATATTGCCAAGTTACCCACTTTTCCCGATCCCCTACCTCCCATCCATCAAACTCTTCTGAATATCGTCATGAAATTGATGGCGAAAAATGCCGAAGATCGCTATCAAAGTGCGGCGGGATTAAAGTTCGATCTAGAAAAATGTTTAACTCAACTCGAAACCACAGGAGAGATTGAGGGTTTTTTATTGGGAACGCGCGATCGCGGACAGCAACTCCTCATCCCTCAAAAACTCTACGGACGCAAAACAGAAGTCGCTCAATTACTCGCCGCATTTGAAAGAGTCCGTTCGAGAAATTCTGACTTCAATCTTCTGAATTTGGAACTCGTTCTCGTTTCTGGTTACTCCGGAATCGGCAAAACTTCTATTGTCAAAGAAATTCACAAACCCATTGTTGAAGCGCGCGGCTATTTTATCACGGGGAAATTCGATCAATTTAAACGCAATATTCCCTACGCCGCTATCATTCAAGCCTTCAGCCAACTGATTCGCCGACTTCTAACAGAAAGCGAGGAAAAAATTGCTACCTGGAAAAGAAAGCTTCTCGATGCACTCGGTTCCAACGGAAGAATTATTATCGATATTATTCCCGAAGTCGAGTTAATTATCGGTTCTCAACCCGCAGTCCCCCAAGTGGGGACAAAAGAGTCTGAAAACCGATTTAATCGTGTTTTCCAGCAATTTGTCCTCGTTTTTTGTCAACCCGAACATCCTTTGGTAATCTTCCTCGACGATCTTCAGTGGTCGGACTCTGCCTCTTTGAGATTAATTCAGTTTCTTGTCACCGATTTAACCAGTCAGTATCTATTGTTGATCGGAGCTTATCGCGATAATGAAGTGAGTTCAACTCACCCCTTAATTCAGATTGTTAAAAAAATAAAAGCAGCCGGTATAACAGTTAATGAAATCCTTGTTAAACCTTTATCTTTGGAACACGCGAGCCAACTTATTACAGAGACATTGAAAATTGATGCTAACTCCAATAAACTTCAGCAACTTGCGAAGTTGGTTTTCAATAAAACCCAAGGTAATCCTTTTTTCTTGAATCAGATTTTAAAAACATTGTGCGTCGAGCAATTACTTATCTATAAAGTCGATGAAGATTGCTGGCAGTGGGATTTCAATAAAATACAAGCGATTGGAATCACAGATTATAATATCGTCGAATTAATTGCGAGGAATATCAAGAAGCTTCCAATGAGAACTCAGGAGATATTGAAAACTGCGGCTTGTATTGGCAACCAATTTAACTTGGATATTCTCGCCGCGATCGCTGAAGAAACTAATGTAGAGACAGCAAGTCACCTTTGGAGTGCATTACAAGAAAGTTTGATTGTCCCGACGAATAAAGCTTATAAAATTCCGCTTATTTTTTCTCAGGATGAACTAGATAAAGCTTCCGATATTAAAGTGGACTACCGATTTCTACACGATCGCGTTCAACAAGCTGCTTACAACCTCATTTCTTGTGAAGATAGAGAAAAAATACATTTGAAAATTGGTCAATTCTTACTTCAAAAGATGACCGATCGCGATCGAAAAGACGATCTTTTTCTTTTGGTCAATCAATTGAATTTTGGCGCAAGACTTTTGCGCGATCGCGCTCACAAAGAGGAACTCGCACAATTAAACCTTATTGCCGGACAAAAAGCCAGAGCAAATATGGCTTACGAAGCAGCCGTAAACTATTTCAATTCAGGATTAGAGTTATTGTGTAAAAAGAGTTGGGATAATTGCTATCAATTGACGCTTTCTCTTTTCCTGGAAGCAGCAGAAGCAGAGTATTTGAATTTAAATTCGCAACGGGCAAATTCTCTGACGGATACGGGAATACAGAAGGCAAAAACGATCTTAGATCGCGTAAAATTCTATCAAACAAAAATCAAGTTTTTTGTCAGTGAAAATAAAGCCAATGAAGCATTAGAAATGGGAATCTCTTCTTTGGCGATGCTGAACATTAGACTTTCTGAAAGTTCGCCTCAAATTTTGAGTATTGAAGAATTGATCGACTTACCTAAAATGAGCGATCCAAGCAAAATTGCAGCAATAGAAATTTTATCTGTTATGAATGCTGCTGCATTTATTGCAAAGCCAGAAATGGTTCTTTCTTTGATCTGGACAATGCTTGAGATTTGTCGCGATTATGGTCATTCAAGCATGGCAATTTATGGGTATGCCGTGTATGGCGTTATCCTATGTGGGGAAGATGGAGATATCGATCGAGGCTATCAATTCGGTCAACTCGCGTTGCAATTATTCGAGCGGTTCGATGCTAAAGAGTTGAAATGTAAAATTTATAATACTTTGGGAAACTGTTTGCGTCACTGGAAAGAGTCAGTTCGAGATACAATTGAAATGTCAGAAGAATCAATTCAAAGCGGACTGGAAATTGGCGATCTCGACCATGCTTGTTATTCAGCAATGTATTCTTGCTTGTATTTGGTTTTATTGGGAGACAACTTAAGTATTGTCATACAAAAGCAAACAGACTATATTGAATTGATTGAAAAATCCCAAAAAGAATTTCCTTTATATTATGCAGGAATTTGGAAGCAACTTGCCTTGAATTTAGTCGATTCAGAAACAGAAATTGGGGTTTTAAATGGCGAAAGCTTTAATGAGATAGAGAAACTCCCTCGGCTGCAAGAAATCAACACCGTTCAAGCGTTGCAATCTCTCTACATTGCTAAATTAATACTGTGTTATTTATTTAGAGATTTTGAGGGCGCGATCGCGAACGCAGAATTGGCTCAAAAATATGCAGCCGGAACGGTCAAAACAACCATACGTTATGTAGAGCAAAACTTCTACACTTCTCTCGCACTCCTGGCTCGATACCCCTACGCTTCATCTCAATCGAAACAGAAAGAAAAAATCAAAAAAGACTTCGAGAAAGTCAAAAAAAACCAACGAGATATGGAAAAATGGGCGATTCATTCTCCAATCAACTATCGTCACAAATATGAATTGGTTAAGGCTGAAATTGCACGGGTTTGCGGAGATGCACTCAAAGCAATGGAATATTACGATCGCGCGATTGAATCCGCTCGTAAATCTGGTTACACCAATAATGAAGCCCTGGCTAACGAACTCGCAGGAGAATTTTACCGCGCGTTAGGGCGAGACAAAAATGCCCGCACCTATCTCATTGACGCTTACTACGCTTATATTCGCTGGGGTGCAACGGCGAAAATCAAAAATTTGGTCGCACGATACCCACAAATTCTAGGGGGAATTCAGGTGCAAAAGATGGGGGAAACCGACAACAACCCCACCACTCTCAGCAATACTAGCGATAGTGCTAAAATTCTGGATTTTCCAACTGTAATGAAAGCCGCACAAGCAATTTCTCAGGAAATTGTTCTCAGTCAACTTTTAGGAACGTTGATGAAAGTTGCTATTGAAAATGCAGGCGCACAAAAAGGCTTATTAATTCTCCCTTGTGCGACAGAACTCGAACACAAACAGTGTCAGTGGTGCATTGAAGCATCTGGTTCGATCGATCGCGCGGGAATTGCCGTTTTGCAAACCATCTCCATTGATACCGCAGAAGAACTTCCCCTCACCCTCTTCAACTACGTCAAGCGAACCCAAGACATTATTGTGATTGCGGATGCGTCCCAAGACAAGCGATTCAAGGACGATCCCTACATCCGCAGCAATTGTCCCAAATCTCTTCTATGTACGCCCATTATCTACGGGGGAAAACTCACGGGGATTCTTTACCTAGAAAATAATTTAAGCATTGGAGCTTTTACGCGCGATCGTCTCGAAGTTCTCAATCTCTTGTCCGCTCAAGCGGCTATTTCTATTCAAAATGCTAAACTTTACACCGCCGTGCAGGATAATCAAAATCGCCTGCAACAAATTCTCGAAGCCATTCCCGTTGGCGTAGCCGTCCACAATTCCACCGGAAAACTGACTTACACCAATCAAGCTTCCCGACAGATGCTCGGCATCGAAATGCTTCCGGAGACAACCAGCGAACAACTCTCAGAGCAGTTTCAAGTGTATCGCGCGGGAACCGACCAACTCTATCCCCCCCAAAAGCTTCCCATTGTGCGTTCTCTCGCTGGAGAACCGACGAAGTGCGACGACTTAGAATTGCGCCAACCCCATCGAACGATTCCCCTCGAAGTCCAGACGAGTCCCATTTTCGACGAAGCGGGAAATATTGTTTACGCGATCGCGGCGTTTCAAGATATTAGCGATCGTAAAAAAGCTGAAAAACTCCTTGAAGATTATAACCGAATCCTAGAACAAGAAGTTGCCGAACGGACAGAAGCCTTACAAGAGAGTCAACAGCGTTTTAGAAACAGTTTTGAAACCGCCGCCGTTGGAATGTGCTTGGTTTCCCTCGATGGGGGCTTCTTAACCGCAAACTCATCGTTGTGCAAAATTTTGGGCTATCGCGAGGAAGAACTCAAAACGCTCACTTTTCAGAAAATCACCCATCCCGAAGATTTAGAAATCGACTTAAACCGCGTCAAACAGCTTCTTGCTGGAGAAATTTCTCACTATCACCTAGAAAAGCGCTACTTTCACAAAAATGACTCAATTGTTTGGGCATTACTCAGCGTTTCCCTCGTGCGCGACTCTTGCGACGAACCCCTGTATTTCATCTCCCAAGTTCAAGACATTACCGAGCGCAAACAAGCAGAAGCCGCTCTCAAACAAGCCAAAGAGGACGCAGAGGCTGCCAATCAAGCGAAAAGTACTTTTTTGGCAAATATGAGCCACGAGTTGCGCAGTCCCCTCAACGCGATCCTAGGGTTCTCTCGGCTGATCGATCGCGGTCAAGTTTTGCCCCCCAAATATCAAGAAAATCTCAACATTATTGCCCATAGCGGCGAACACCTGCTGACGATTATCAACCAGATTCTCGATCTCTCAAAAATCGAAGCGGGACGCATTACCCTTGATGAAGTGTCCTTCGATCTTCACCATTTGCTCGATGCGGTTGAAGAGATGTTTTCTTTGCAAGCGAGGGAAAAGCAATTAACGCTGGCGCGCGATCGCGCGATCGACCTACCGCGATACATTAAGACCGACGAAGTTAAATTGCGCCAAGTTTTGATTAATTTGCTCGGTAACGCCATCAAGTTTACCCAGCAGGGGAGCGTGATGCTGCGCGTCTTTTCAGTTAACAGCCAACAGCACCTGACGGCGAAGCAGGGGAGCTGGGGAGTGGGGGGAGCAACAGACAATTCTGCTGTTATCTTACAGTTTGAAGTCGAAGACACCGGAGTGGGAATCGCACCAGAAGAACGGGAAAGTATTTTTGATGCATTCGCCCAAAGCCAAAGCGGTAAAGCCGCCAAAAAAGGAACGGGTTTGGGCTTATCCATTAGCCGTAAATTCGTAGAATTAATGGGAGGCGATCTTCGGGTTGAAAGCCAAGTTAAACAAGGGACAACCTTCAAATTTGATATTTGCGTTAGTCCGGTTGACGCGCCCCCAATTGACCCCCCAGCGCCCTTCCGTCGCGCCCTCTCCCTCGCTCCCAACCAACCGCGCGATCGCATTTTGATTGCAGACGATAAAAAGATCAATCGTCAACTGCTGGTTCAACTCCTCGCACCGTCAGGGTTTGAACTCACAGAAGCCAGTAATGGCGAAGAAGCCATTGCAATTTGGCAACAGTGGGAGCCGGATTTAATCTTGATGGATATCCGAATGCCCATCCTAAACGGTCGCGAAGCAACGAAGCGCATTCGGAACGCAGAAGGCAAGGGAAAGAACGTTGCAATTGTTGCCGTCACTGCTCATGCTTCAGAAACAGAGCGAGGCGAAATTTTAGCATCCGGTTGTAATGCGCTAATCTGTAAGCCATTTCGAGAAGAAGATATCTTTGAAGCGGTGCGTCAATTTCTCGATGTAACTCTGATAGATGACCAACCCCCAACCCCGACACCCCCCAAACTCGAACCCATTCAGGCGCTATCCCCAGAAAACTTGGCAGGTTTGCCCCCCGACTGGTTAGCCGCGTTGCATCAAGCAACCCTAGAAGGCGATATTAGGTTCATGCAAGCGCTGATTCGTCAAATTCGCCCAAAAGATGAATTGTTAGCGGATTCCCTTGCCCAATTGGTGAATCAATACCAATTTCAGCCACTTTTAGCCCTAACTCAACCAAGCGCGGATTCATGA
- a CDS encoding diguanylate cyclase domain-containing protein: MIDRLLLEIRDAVVGEDILVVDDTPANLNLLTQMLSERGYTVRVAPNGHLALKSIRSCQPSLILLDIKMPDLTGYQVCARLKIDEATRDIPIIFISALDEVIDKVKAFEMGAVDYITKPFEPVEVLARIKSQLRLRSLQLQLQQQNLRFQQEIKERHKAEAKLQKANLKLTRLANSDGLTQVANRRLFNIILSLEWVKLRQAGRPLGLVLCDVDYFKSYNDIYGHLAGDDCLRQIASSLRRAVKQPNALVARYGGEEFAILLPNNSIAQAVRVAESIRDRVRQLSIPHKGSQVSQYVTISLGVSSMIPVPHKAPELLIDSADRRLYAAKQSGRDRAIAHEPA, encoded by the coding sequence ATGATCGATCGCTTGCTGTTGGAAATCCGAGACGCTGTTGTGGGGGAAGATATTTTAGTCGTTGATGATACGCCCGCCAATCTTAACTTGCTGACACAGATGCTATCCGAGCGCGGCTATACCGTTCGCGTCGCTCCGAATGGACATCTCGCGCTGAAATCGATTCGCTCTTGTCAGCCCAGCCTCATTTTACTCGATATTAAAATGCCCGATCTCACTGGCTATCAAGTGTGCGCGCGCCTTAAGATCGACGAAGCCACGCGGGATATTCCGATTATTTTTATTAGCGCCCTCGATGAAGTTATTGATAAAGTGAAAGCTTTTGAGATGGGTGCAGTGGACTATATCACCAAGCCTTTTGAACCCGTTGAAGTTCTCGCGCGAATTAAGAGTCAACTGCGCTTGCGATCGCTACAATTGCAACTGCAACAACAAAATCTTCGGTTCCAGCAAGAAATCAAAGAACGCCACAAAGCCGAAGCCAAACTCCAAAAAGCCAATTTGAAACTGACGCGCCTTGCCAATTCCGACGGGTTGACGCAGGTTGCCAATCGCCGACTGTTCAATATCATTCTGTCCTTAGAGTGGGTCAAATTGCGACAAGCTGGGCGACCGTTAGGGCTGGTTCTCTGCGATGTAGACTATTTCAAGTCCTATAACGATATCTACGGTCATTTGGCCGGGGACGATTGCCTGCGACAAATTGCTAGCTCTCTGCGTCGCGCGGTCAAACAACCCAATGCTTTGGTCGCGCGCTATGGAGGAGAGGAATTTGCGATCCTCTTGCCCAATAACTCCATCGCGCAGGCTGTTAGGGTGGCTGAATCGATTCGCGATCGCGTGCGCCAACTCTCCATCCCCCACAAAGGCTCCCAGGTGAGCCAATACGTCACGATTAGCTTGGGGGTGAGTAGCATGATTCCCGTTCCCCATAAAGCGCCAGAACTCCTCATTGATAGTGCAGATCGCCGATTATACGCGGCAAAACAGTCTGGGCGCGATCGCGCGATCGCGCACGAGCCTGCTTAG
- a CDS encoding adenylate/guanylate cyclase domain-containing protein: MNTDPLHLSNAEILVIDDTPANLDLLAHILSEQGYKVRVAPNGKLALQSAKAIPPHLILLDIMMPEMDGYAVCEALKADEKTRDIPVIFLSALDNATDKMKAFQVGGADYISKPFEVIEVLARIENQLRARSLQLQLQEKNQHLHEEVRQRRRTEVEIRLLLATTQAIARCEDIHAALTVVLRLLCQTIHWDYGEAWLPRRDREGKIVLEYSRGWYARNQDLSEVRERHLDGAIAPDVGLFERIYATQEPLWIETIETENSPVLPPAHPMRDREFQAAFAIPIVSDRKILAILVFLNCASVPLNSWFISLASAVAAQLGSTIARKQAEENLRITQERYHNLVKNAIEGIFQVTPSGQYLSANLALAKMFGYESPEDLTEGIQNIDRALYVNSSRRAEFIAAIEAEGSVVSFESQVYRRDHTTIWISENARAVRDEEGKILYYEGTVSNITERKLAQEALQFQKEQIEKLLLNILPKPIAQRLQTDSSAIADSFPDVSVLFADLVGFTKFSAHKTPRELVQILNSIFSQFDRLCEKYHLEKIKTIGDAYMVVGGLPNYREDHGDAIAQMALEMQTALTQFNIDSGQTLQLRIGIHIGPVIAGIIGISKFIYDLWGDTVNVASRMESSGIPGKIQATEVFYKRLNGQFVFRERGTIPIKGKGEMRTYLLLGRRSTDEAGKPPDPL, encoded by the coding sequence ATGAATACCGACCCCCTGCATCTTTCCAACGCCGAAATTTTAGTCATTGACGATACTCCTGCGAATTTAGATTTGCTGGCTCATATCCTTTCAGAGCAGGGGTATAAGGTGCGAGTGGCTCCCAATGGGAAGTTGGCATTGCAATCGGCAAAAGCGATTCCACCACACCTCATTTTGCTCGATATTATGATGCCGGAGATGGATGGGTATGCGGTTTGCGAGGCGCTGAAGGCAGATGAGAAAACTCGCGATATCCCGGTCATTTTTCTGAGTGCATTGGACAATGCGACGGACAAAATGAAAGCGTTTCAGGTAGGAGGAGCGGATTATATTAGCAAACCCTTTGAGGTTATTGAGGTGTTAGCGCGAATTGAGAATCAATTGCGGGCGCGATCGCTCCAGCTACAATTGCAAGAGAAAAACCAGCATTTGCACGAGGAAGTGCGACAGCGACGGCGGACGGAGGTTGAGATTCGCCTGTTACTGGCGACGACACAAGCGATCGCGCGCTGCGAAGATATTCACGCTGCTCTAACGGTCGTTTTGCGCCTTTTGTGTCAAACGATTCATTGGGACTACGGGGAAGCTTGGTTGCCCCGGCGCGATCGCGAAGGCAAGATCGTTCTAGAATACAGCCGGGGTTGGTACGCGCGGAATCAAGACCTCTCGGAAGTGAGGGAACGGCATTTAGACGGCGCGATCGCGCCAGATGTGGGATTATTCGAGAGAATTTACGCTACCCAAGAACCTCTATGGATTGAAACGATTGAGACAGAAAATTCCCCCGTTTTGCCCCCCGCTCATCCCATGCGCGATCGAGAATTTCAAGCTGCTTTTGCAATTCCCATCGTGTCAGATCGGAAAATCCTTGCCATTTTAGTCTTTTTGAATTGCGCGTCTGTTCCTCTCAATTCCTGGTTCATCTCCTTAGCCAGTGCAGTCGCCGCCCAACTCGGCTCGACGATCGCCCGCAAGCAAGCAGAAGAAAATCTGAGAATTACCCAGGAACGCTATCACAATTTAGTTAAAAACGCGATTGAGGGCATCTTTCAAGTTACGCCATCGGGACAATACTTAAGCGCGAACCTCGCTCTTGCAAAGATGTTTGGCTACGAGTCTCCGGAAGATTTAACCGAAGGCATTCAAAATATCGATCGCGCACTCTACGTCAACTCTAGTCGGCGCGCCGAGTTTATTGCAGCGATTGAGGCAGAAGGTTCGGTGGTCAGTTTTGAGTCTCAAGTGTACCGTCGAGATCATACAACCATTTGGATCTCAGAAAATGCGCGAGCAGTACGCGATGAAGAGGGAAAAATTCTCTACTATGAAGGAACGGTATCGAATATCACCGAGCGAAAATTAGCTCAGGAAGCGCTGCAATTCCAAAAGGAGCAAATTGAAAAACTACTGCTCAATATTTTGCCCAAACCCATTGCTCAACGGCTGCAAACCGATAGTAGCGCGATCGCGGACAGTTTTCCCGATGTCAGCGTTCTGTTTGCAGATCTCGTCGGCTTCACCAAATTTTCCGCCCACAAAACCCCCCGCGAATTAGTGCAAATCCTCAACTCCATTTTCAGCCAGTTCGATCGACTCTGCGAAAAATATCATCTAGAAAAAATTAAAACCATCGGCGATGCCTACATGGTGGTGGGAGGATTGCCCAATTACCGCGAAGATCATGGGGACGCGATCGCGCAAATGGCGCTAGAAATGCAAACGGCATTAACCCAATTCAATATCGATAGCGGACAAACCCTACAATTGCGCATCGGCATTCATATTGGCCCTGTGATTGCAGGCATTATTGGGATTAGCAAATTTATTTACGATCTGTGGGGAGACACGGTTAATGTCGCATCTCGTATGGAATCGAGCGGAATTCCTGGAAAAATTCAAGCCACAGAAGTGTTTTATAAACGCCTAAATGGGCAATTTGTATTTAGGGAGCGCGGAACAATTCCGATTAAAGGAAAAGGTGAAATGAGAACTTACCTACTTTTGGGACGGCGTTCTACCGATGAAGCAGGAAAACCCCCAGACCCACTATAA